Proteins co-encoded in one Cupriavidus metallidurans CH34 genomic window:
- a CDS encoding DUF748 domain-containing protein: protein MAFKDSIQAATGAAMATPRRRVAVRVAGGVVAALAVFGLAGYFGGPPLIKYLVEKNATEALGRKVTLGEAHVRPFSLSATINNLTIYEPDGKTPTVTLGEAEAKTSAASVWHLAPVIDSLHVDALSVHVLRDANGRMNFADVQERFAALPPKPADAKPARFSVSNIAVTNTSFVYEDKLLNTVQRVENFTLTLPFLSNLPHDVTLNTAPSLFAKINGSPLALAGTMQPFADSREANLNINLDGLEVAKYMAFAPKLKDAEVKSGLVDTRLNVGFRQEKDKQDLYVSGTIALRDADVVTHAGAPLVKAGRLAVDLDRVEPLAHKAHVKSIELDGFGLLATRGADGALDLATAFLPEGMKSAPAKAPAAAPVTATPAPASVVAASGVQVPPKAEEVPWSYAVDRIAIKDAKLGFVDAMAPSGPGKLDIGPVNVDIANLASTGDKPAKLDATVTIADGQTIKQSGELDLKKGTLNGTLETAGVRPQGFAAWWPHELRSQFGDTGINAELNYKMAWSQPVFQFTLEKSRLELSPLYVATREPVNLPASAGNDDRATKAASPAPKGRAGRAQRGNRASQRVADTEGANLPLLRADKLVLDDIQLDLAKQTFEAGQVSLAKPQIAATRDHSGQLLEMARIWAVESAESAGKRARAPAAATAATNGGGAGGPGWKVRVGKMAVDGGSARLADYEPAEANRGRPVIHQFRNIGFTSGTVTWPLSPGAVPMKLHAESGRKGVMNIDGQVTPTGPAAQLQLDLRELDIAPLQPYMADRFNAALRSGALTLKGKVAYEAPAGKPIAVRFNGNVMAGNVRTVDRVTGDDFLRWRSLAVSGVDFNMNDAKGPLQLGVNNVALSDFYARVILNANGRLNLQDVMAGGAAKGEPAPSTSLTQANPASAPEAKPEAKPETAAAPAQAAGPKPVIRLGGVSIDKGNINFSDFFIKPNYSANLTGMKGSISKVSTGDPTPADLVLDGRLDDDAPVNISGKINPLGEQLFLDIAAKADGVELTRLTPYAAKYAGYPITKGKLNVDVAYKIENGKLDAKNHLYLDQLTFGDKVDSPDAVKVPVLLAVSLLKDRNGVIDINLPVSGSLSDPEFSIGGVILRVIVNLLAKAITSPFALIAHAFGGNAEELGYIEFAPGSSTLTDDAHKKIETIGKALADRPSLNLEISGRIDPDTDADGARRVWLNQRVAEAKQRDLRRSAQAGAQAEEGEGGEQGATVTVSPQEYPKYLEAVYKRESFKKPRNFIGLTKSLPPAEMEKLLLEHAPVTDTELRALAEQRALTVKQALERDGKVPNARLFLTAPKLNAEGIKDKGKPNRVDFSIRQ from the coding sequence ATGGCTTTCAAGGATTCCATCCAGGCCGCGACAGGGGCGGCCATGGCCACGCCTCGCAGGCGCGTGGCCGTACGCGTCGCGGGTGGCGTGGTGGCCGCGCTGGCCGTATTCGGGCTGGCCGGCTATTTCGGTGGGCCGCCGCTGATCAAGTATCTGGTGGAGAAAAACGCCACCGAGGCGCTTGGGCGCAAGGTGACACTGGGCGAGGCGCATGTGAGGCCGTTCAGTCTGTCCGCCACGATCAACAACCTGACAATCTACGAGCCCGACGGCAAGACGCCGACGGTGACGCTCGGCGAGGCCGAGGCCAAGACCTCGGCCGCATCGGTCTGGCACCTCGCGCCGGTCATCGATTCCCTTCATGTGGATGCGCTGTCCGTGCACGTCTTGCGCGATGCGAATGGCCGCATGAACTTTGCCGATGTGCAGGAACGCTTTGCCGCGCTGCCGCCGAAGCCGGCCGACGCCAAGCCTGCGCGATTCTCGGTCAGCAATATCGCGGTGACGAATACCAGCTTCGTCTATGAGGACAAGCTGCTCAATACCGTCCAGCGCGTGGAGAACTTCACGCTGACCCTGCCGTTCCTGTCCAACCTGCCCCACGACGTCACCCTGAACACGGCGCCGAGCCTGTTTGCGAAGATCAATGGGTCGCCGCTGGCGCTGGCTGGCACGATGCAGCCTTTCGCGGACAGCCGTGAAGCAAACCTCAACATCAACCTGGATGGGCTCGAGGTAGCGAAGTACATGGCGTTCGCGCCAAAGCTGAAAGATGCTGAAGTCAAGAGCGGGCTCGTGGATACCCGGCTCAATGTGGGTTTCCGTCAAGAAAAGGACAAGCAGGACCTGTACGTGTCCGGAACCATTGCCCTGCGCGACGCCGACGTGGTGACCCATGCGGGCGCGCCGCTCGTCAAGGCGGGACGGCTGGCGGTCGACCTCGATCGTGTGGAGCCGCTGGCCCACAAGGCGCACGTGAAGAGCATCGAACTGGACGGCTTCGGCTTGCTGGCAACCCGAGGTGCCGACGGCGCGCTCGATCTGGCGACGGCCTTCCTGCCGGAAGGTATGAAGTCAGCGCCGGCCAAGGCTCCCGCAGCCGCACCGGTGACCGCCACGCCGGCCCCGGCCTCGGTGGTTGCTGCATCGGGCGTGCAGGTGCCGCCCAAGGCCGAGGAGGTGCCGTGGTCCTACGCCGTCGACCGCATTGCGATCAAGGACGCGAAACTGGGGTTTGTCGATGCGATGGCGCCCTCGGGGCCGGGCAAGCTGGACATCGGGCCCGTGAATGTTGATATCGCCAACCTTGCCAGCACCGGGGACAAGCCTGCCAAACTCGATGCCACGGTCACGATCGCCGATGGTCAGACCATCAAGCAGTCCGGGGAACTCGACCTCAAGAAAGGCACGCTGAACGGCACGCTGGAAACCGCGGGCGTGCGCCCGCAAGGCTTCGCGGCGTGGTGGCCGCACGAGTTGCGCAGCCAGTTCGGTGATACCGGCATCAATGCCGAGCTGAATTACAAGATGGCGTGGTCGCAGCCGGTGTTCCAGTTCACGCTCGAGAAATCCCGGCTTGAACTGTCACCGCTCTACGTGGCCACTCGCGAGCCTGTCAATCTGCCCGCTTCGGCTGGCAACGATGATCGCGCGACGAAGGCAGCGAGCCCGGCGCCGAAAGGCCGCGCGGGCCGCGCGCAACGCGGCAACCGCGCTAGCCAGCGCGTGGCAGACACCGAGGGCGCCAACCTGCCGCTGCTCAGGGCTGACAAGCTCGTGCTGGACGACATCCAGCTCGACTTGGCCAAGCAGACGTTCGAAGCGGGGCAGGTATCGCTGGCCAAACCGCAGATCGCGGCAACACGTGACCATAGCGGCCAACTGCTGGAGATGGCGCGAATCTGGGCCGTCGAATCAGCCGAATCCGCCGGCAAGCGGGCGCGTGCGCCGGCTGCGGCGACGGCCGCGACAAATGGCGGAGGCGCGGGAGGGCCGGGCTGGAAGGTGCGCGTCGGCAAGATGGCGGTGGATGGCGGCTCCGCGCGCCTGGCGGACTATGAGCCGGCCGAGGCCAATCGCGGTCGCCCGGTCATTCACCAGTTCCGCAACATCGGATTCACCAGCGGCACCGTGACCTGGCCGCTCTCGCCGGGAGCGGTGCCGATGAAACTGCATGCCGAAAGCGGGCGCAAGGGCGTGATGAACATCGACGGACAGGTCACGCCGACCGGCCCGGCCGCGCAATTGCAGCTCGATCTACGCGAACTCGACATCGCGCCGTTGCAGCCCTACATGGCTGACCGTTTCAACGCTGCGTTGCGCAGCGGGGCGCTGACGCTCAAGGGCAAGGTTGCCTACGAGGCACCGGCCGGCAAGCCGATAGCGGTGCGATTCAATGGCAACGTGATGGCCGGTAATGTGCGTACGGTGGACCGTGTCACCGGCGACGACTTTCTGCGTTGGCGCTCGCTGGCCGTGAGCGGCGTCGACTTCAACATGAATGATGCGAAGGGGCCGCTCCAGCTCGGAGTCAACAACGTGGCGTTGTCCGATTTCTACGCCCGGGTGATCCTGAACGCCAATGGCCGGCTGAATCTGCAGGACGTGATGGCGGGTGGCGCGGCAAAGGGCGAGCCAGCACCGTCGACCAGCCTGACCCAGGCGAATCCGGCTTCGGCACCCGAAGCCAAGCCCGAGGCCAAGCCGGAGACGGCGGCCGCACCCGCGCAGGCAGCGGGGCCCAAGCCGGTTATCCGTCTGGGTGGTGTTTCCATCGACAAGGGGAACATCAACTTCTCGGACTTCTTCATCAAGCCGAATTACTCTGCCAACCTGACCGGCATGAAGGGGTCGATCTCCAAGGTCTCCACGGGGGATCCGACGCCGGCAGATCTGGTGCTGGATGGCCGGCTCGACGATGATGCTCCCGTCAATATCAGCGGCAAGATCAATCCGCTGGGCGAACAGCTCTTCCTCGATATCGCCGCCAAGGCCGACGGCGTGGAACTGACGCGTCTGACGCCTTACGCGGCCAAGTACGCAGGCTACCCGATCACCAAGGGCAAGCTGAATGTCGATGTGGCGTACAAGATCGAGAATGGCAAGCTCGATGCGAAGAACCACCTCTACCTGGACCAGCTCACGTTCGGCGACAAGGTGGACAGCCCCGACGCGGTCAAGGTGCCCGTGCTGCTGGCGGTATCGCTGCTCAAGGACCGCAATGGCGTGATCGATATCAACCTGCCGGTCTCGGGCTCCTTGTCTGATCCGGAGTTCAGCATCGGCGGTGTCATCCTGCGCGTGATCGTGAACCTGCTGGCCAAGGCGATCACCTCGCCGTTCGCGCTGATTGCCCATGCATTTGGCGGCAACGCGGAAGAGCTGGGTTATATCGAGTTCGCGCCGGGTTCTTCCACGTTGACCGACGACGCGCACAAGAAGATCGAGACCATCGGCAAGGCGCTCGCCGACCGGCCTTCGCTCAATCTGGAAATCAGCGGCCGGATCGACCCCGACACCGATGCCGATGGCGCGCGCCGCGTCTGGCTGAACCAGCGCGTCGCCGAAGCCAAGCAGCGTGATCTGCGCCGTTCGGCACAGGCAGGCGCGCAGGCGGAAGAGGGCGAGGGCGGCGAGCAGGGCGCCACGGTCACCGTATCGCCGCAGGAATATCCGAAGTACCTGGAAGCGGTGTACAAGCGCGAGTCGTTCAAGAAGCCCCGCAACTTCATCGGCCTGACCAAGTCGTTGCCGCCGGCCGAGATGGAGAAGCTGCTGCTCGAACATGCGCCCGTGACCGATACGGAACTGCGCGCGTTGGCGGAGCAGCGGGCGTTGACGGTCAAGCAGGCGCTCGAGCGCGATGGCAAGGTGCCCAACGCCAGGCTGTTCCTGACCGCGCCGAAGCTCAACGCGGAAGGGATCAAGGACAAGGGCAAGCCCAACCGCGTCGATTTCTCAATCCGTCAATGA
- a CDS encoding rubredoxin, whose translation MQQEAVAYKTWVCLICGWVYDEELGLPEEGIAAGTRWEDIPDDWRCPECDVGKGDFSMIEI comes from the coding sequence GTGCAGCAGGAAGCAGTAGCCTACAAGACTTGGGTTTGCCTGATTTGCGGCTGGGTGTACGACGAGGAACTGGGCTTGCCCGAAGAAGGCATTGCCGCAGGCACGCGCTGGGAAGACATCCCGGACGACTGGCGCTGCCCGGAATGCGATGTCGGTAAGGGCGATTTCTCGATGATCGAGATCTGA
- a CDS encoding membrane protein, which yields MELHMHSHHYMRRLPDWTAAAVSGLAAGALLIVVEMFWSTMVAGVHPWGTTRMVAAIVLGRDVLQNSFFSVSTVAAALIIHFVLGAILGCVLCAIIAPFQLDSSVGMSLLVGAVFGLVVYMFNFYVMTSAFPWFVDQRGWHTLVGHLIFGMAIAICYWKLESRGVSR from the coding sequence ATGGAACTACATATGCATTCGCACCACTACATGCGTCGCCTGCCGGACTGGACGGCGGCCGCCGTGTCCGGGCTCGCGGCCGGTGCGCTGCTGATCGTCGTGGAGATGTTCTGGTCGACGATGGTGGCCGGCGTTCACCCATGGGGCACCACGCGCATGGTTGCCGCAATCGTGCTCGGGCGCGATGTTCTGCAGAACTCGTTCTTCAGCGTCAGCACGGTCGCCGCAGCGTTGATTATTCACTTCGTGCTCGGCGCGATACTCGGCTGCGTGCTGTGCGCGATCATCGCGCCGTTCCAGCTCGATTCGAGCGTCGGCATGTCGCTACTGGTCGGGGCGGTATTTGGCCTGGTGGTGTACATGTTCAACTTCTACGTGATGACAAGCGCCTTCCCGTGGTTTGTCGACCAGCGTGGCTGGCATACGCTGGTAGGGCACCTCATCTTCGGGATGGCCATCGCCATCTGCTACTGGAAGCTGGAGTCGCGCGGTGTATCTCGTTAG
- a CDS encoding cytochrome c oxidase subunit II, which yields MAIAIALVIIVVASVLFHFLSPWWATPLASNWKQMDDTLTITLVITGLFFVVINLLVGYIVWRFRHRAGHRAAYAPENPKLERWLIGLTAVCIIALLAPGLIVYAEYVRPPRDAMVMEVVGQQWQWAFRFPGKSGQLGTTDPRFVSGTNPLGLNPDDPNGQDNILVMGPEVHLPLNRPIKVLLRSKDVLHDFYVPPFRARMNMVPGMVTSFWFTPTKTGRFDILCAQLCGLGHYNMRGHVVVEEQAAFDTWLAKQQTFAMTLAKVAAPTAAPAEGPAVAGASAGAADLVAQGRALAQSKGCVGCHSVDGSVGVGPSWKGLYGSTQTFSNGSSATVNDAFLKTEIEDPQARIVKGFGPVMPKLPVTDADVVALSAYIRSLGAGATGTPQAGK from the coding sequence ATGGCGATCGCCATCGCACTCGTCATCATTGTCGTTGCCTCGGTGCTCTTTCATTTCCTGAGCCCGTGGTGGGCGACACCGCTGGCGTCCAACTGGAAACAGATGGACGACACGCTGACCATTACCCTCGTCATCACCGGCCTGTTCTTTGTCGTTATCAACCTGCTCGTCGGATACATCGTCTGGCGCTTCCGTCATCGTGCGGGGCATCGCGCTGCCTATGCGCCGGAGAACCCGAAACTGGAGCGCTGGCTGATCGGGTTGACCGCTGTGTGCATCATCGCGTTGCTGGCACCAGGCCTGATCGTCTACGCGGAGTACGTGCGGCCACCACGCGATGCGATGGTCATGGAGGTGGTGGGGCAGCAGTGGCAATGGGCCTTCCGCTTCCCCGGCAAAAGTGGCCAGCTCGGTACCACGGACCCGCGATTCGTCAGCGGCACGAATCCACTCGGCCTGAATCCCGATGATCCAAATGGACAGGACAACATACTCGTCATGGGGCCGGAGGTACACCTGCCGCTGAACCGGCCCATCAAGGTGCTCCTGCGCTCGAAGGACGTTTTGCACGATTTCTATGTGCCACCGTTCCGCGCGCGCATGAACATGGTGCCCGGCATGGTCACATCGTTCTGGTTCACGCCCACCAAGACCGGTCGCTTCGATATTCTTTGTGCACAACTCTGCGGTCTGGGCCACTACAACATGCGCGGCCACGTCGTGGTCGAGGAGCAGGCCGCTTTCGACACGTGGCTTGCGAAGCAGCAGACGTTCGCGATGACGCTGGCAAAGGTCGCCGCTCCCACCGCTGCGCCAGCCGAAGGCCCCGCTGTGGCGGGCGCGTCGGCTGGCGCCGCCGATCTCGTGGCGCAGGGCCGCGCACTGGCGCAAAGCAAAGGATGCGTGGGATGCCATAGCGTCGATGGCAGCGTGGGTGTCGGCCCAAGCTGGAAGGGCCTGTACGGCAGCACGCAGACCTTCAGCAACGGCAGCAGCGCGACCGTGAACGATGCGTTCCTGAAGACGGAGATCGAGGACCCGCAGGCCCGCATCGTCAAGGGCTTCGGGCCCGTCATGCCCAAGTTGCCTGTTACCGATGCCGACGTGGTGGCGCTGTCGGCGTATATCCGTTCGCTGGGTGCTGGCGCAACGGGCACCCCGCAGGCCGGCAAATAG
- the ctaD gene encoding cytochrome c oxidase subunit I, with product MAYADDAAHHGPQSFWTRYIWSQDHKVIAVQYTLVAIVVGLIGVTLSNLMRMQLGFPGRFDFIDANRYYQFVTMHGMIMVIYLLTALFLGGFGNYLIPLMVGARDMVFPFLNMLSFWVYFLSVLVLLASFFVPGGPTGAGWTLYPPQAILPGTPGHDWGIILMLVSLLIFIVAATMGGLNYVTTVLQARTEGMTMLRMPLAVWGIFMATILALLAFPALFVSGVMMLLDKTLSTSFFMPAVVSMGQQLNYKGGSPLLFQHLFWFFGHPEVYIVALPAFGIVSDLISVHSRKSIFGYRTMVWAILAIGVLSVVVWAHHMFVSGMNPYFGFFFATTTLIIAVPTAIKVYNWVITLWQGDIHFSVPMLFAIAFISTFVIGGLTGLFLGNVSVDIPLSNTYFVVAHFHMVMGVSPILVVFGGIYHWYPKVTGRMLNDTLGRIHFWITFVGTYAIFFPMHYLGILGMPRRYYAWQGYDFIPESAHTLNMYISIAAFIVAAAQLLFIFNLAWSVRRGQPAGANPWRAASLEWQTPQTPPAHGNWGAHLPVVYRWAYAYSVPGAKEDFIAQNAPPDAGGSEPEPHARRGAVA from the coding sequence ATGGCCTATGCCGATGATGCCGCCCACCACGGCCCACAGAGTTTCTGGACGCGCTACATCTGGAGCCAGGACCACAAGGTGATCGCCGTGCAGTACACGCTGGTCGCCATCGTGGTCGGGTTGATCGGTGTGACGCTGTCGAATCTGATGCGGATGCAACTGGGTTTTCCGGGGAGGTTCGATTTCATCGACGCCAATCGCTATTACCAGTTCGTGACGATGCACGGGATGATCATGGTGATCTACCTGCTGACGGCACTGTTTCTTGGCGGTTTCGGCAATTACCTGATCCCGCTGATGGTTGGCGCGCGCGACATGGTATTCCCATTCCTGAACATGCTCAGCTTCTGGGTCTACTTCCTGTCGGTGCTCGTGCTGCTCGCCAGCTTCTTCGTGCCGGGCGGACCCACCGGCGCGGGCTGGACGCTCTATCCACCGCAGGCAATCCTGCCCGGCACGCCAGGGCATGACTGGGGCATCATCCTGATGCTGGTGTCGCTGCTGATCTTCATCGTGGCGGCTACCATGGGTGGCCTGAATTACGTGACCACGGTGCTGCAGGCGCGTACCGAGGGCATGACGATGCTGCGGATGCCGCTGGCCGTGTGGGGTATCTTCATGGCGACGATTCTCGCACTGCTGGCGTTCCCGGCGCTGTTCGTCTCCGGTGTGATGATGCTGCTCGACAAGACGCTCAGTACCAGCTTCTTCATGCCCGCAGTCGTCTCGATGGGGCAGCAGCTCAACTACAAGGGCGGCAGCCCTCTGCTGTTCCAGCACCTGTTCTGGTTCTTCGGTCATCCCGAGGTTTATATCGTCGCGCTGCCCGCGTTCGGGATCGTCTCCGATCTGATCAGCGTGCATTCGCGCAAGAGCATCTTCGGCTATCGCACGATGGTGTGGGCGATTCTGGCCATCGGTGTGCTGTCGGTGGTGGTGTGGGCGCACCACATGTTCGTGAGCGGCATGAATCCGTACTTCGGCTTCTTCTTCGCCACCACGACGCTGATCATCGCGGTACCCACCGCCATCAAGGTCTACAACTGGGTGATCACGCTGTGGCAGGGCGACATCCATTTCTCGGTGCCGATGCTGTTCGCCATCGCCTTCATCAGCACGTTCGTGATTGGCGGCCTGACGGGCCTGTTCCTCGGCAATGTCAGCGTGGACATTCCGTTGTCGAACACCTACTTCGTCGTGGCGCACTTTCATATGGTGATGGGCGTCTCGCCGATCCTGGTCGTCTTCGGCGGGATCTACCACTGGTATCCGAAAGTCACCGGACGCATGCTCAACGACACGCTTGGCCGCATTCATTTTTGGATCACGTTCGTCGGCACCTACGCCATCTTCTTTCCGATGCACTACCTCGGTATTCTGGGGATGCCGCGGCGCTACTACGCGTGGCAGGGCTATGACTTCATACCCGAGTCCGCGCACACCCTGAACATGTACATCTCGATCGCAGCGTTCATCGTCGCGGCGGCGCAGTTGCTTTTCATCTTCAACCTCGCGTGGAGCGTGCGGCGTGGACAGCCTGCAGGCGCCAACCCGTGGCGTGCCGCCTCGCTGGAGTGGCAGACGCCGCAGACGCCGCCGGCGCACGGCAACTGGGGTGCGCATCTTCCCGTGGTCTATCGCTGGGCTTACGCGTACAGCGTGCCGGGTGCGAAGGAGGACTTCATTGCGCAGAATGCGCCGCCAGACGCAGGTGGGAGCGAACCCGAGCCACACGCGAGAAGGGGGGCCGTGGCATGA
- a CDS encoding cytochrome c oxidase subunit 3 family protein: MKAESFAVDTGGGVFRASREAPGGSPAGGDALHGHGARTPGSLGLWVFMGVVTALFTLFLAAYIMRMDSPDWQRIALPWQVWLSTAVLAAACVAMEIARRAAHSGRMVRARHAFRLGGMGAVAFVGVQLWAWQALYALHVVPANNPAGSFFYLLTAMHGLHMLGGLVAFAFVAVDRGSGTRTVTRIGLCARYWHFLLAVWVVLLGALGWLTPELVAYICGRS, encoded by the coding sequence ATGAAAGCCGAATCGTTCGCGGTGGATACGGGTGGCGGCGTCTTCCGGGCTTCGCGTGAAGCACCCGGAGGCAGCCCCGCCGGTGGCGACGCCTTGCATGGACATGGGGCCCGCACCCCCGGCAGCTTAGGGTTGTGGGTATTCATGGGCGTAGTCACGGCGCTGTTCACCTTGTTTCTGGCCGCCTACATCATGCGCATGGACAGTCCGGACTGGCAGCGCATTGCGCTGCCGTGGCAGGTCTGGCTGTCCACGGCCGTGCTCGCCGCCGCGTGTGTGGCGATGGAGATCGCCAGGCGGGCGGCGCACTCGGGCCGCATGGTGAGAGCACGTCATGCGTTTCGCCTTGGGGGGATGGGCGCCGTGGCGTTCGTTGGCGTGCAGTTGTGGGCGTGGCAGGCGCTGTACGCGCTTCACGTCGTCCCAGCGAACAATCCAGCGGGCAGCTTCTTCTACTTGCTCACGGCCATGCACGGTCTGCACATGCTTGGCGGGCTGGTGGCCTTCGCGTTTGTGGCGGTGGATCGCGGTAGTGGCACGCGCACGGTGACGCGCATCGGGCTGTGCGCGCGCTATTGGCACTTCCTGTTGGCGGTATGGGTCGTGTTGCTCGGCGCGCTGGGCTGGCTCACGCCGGAGCTCGTCGCGTACATCTGTGGCAGGTCTTGA
- a CDS encoding heme-copper oxidase subunit III family protein, producing MHSQVPSSAGSHPEAWNPPGGFRGLVADWSSDQRAFKVSWGKAMMWIFLLSDTFIFSCFLIGYMTVRISTTVPWPDTSKAFAENIGGHTLPLILIAIMTFVLITSSGTMAMAVNFAYRRERRPCGLLMLATAALGATFVGLQAFEWTTLIVHEGVRPWGNPMGAAQFGSTFFMITGFHGFHVTCGVIYLLTIASKVVRGHYEPGGNYQVVEIAGLYWHFVDLVWVFIFALFYLW from the coding sequence ATGCATTCGCAAGTTCCTTCTTCGGCAGGATCGCATCCGGAAGCCTGGAATCCGCCGGGCGGCTTCAGGGGCCTCGTCGCTGACTGGTCATCCGACCAGCGCGCATTCAAGGTGTCCTGGGGCAAGGCGATGATGTGGATCTTCCTGCTTTCCGACACCTTCATCTTCAGTTGCTTCCTGATCGGCTATATGACTGTGCGCATCTCCACCACGGTGCCATGGCCGGATACCAGCAAGGCTTTCGCCGAGAACATCGGCGGTCATACGCTACCGCTGATCCTGATCGCAATCATGACCTTCGTGCTGATCACCAGCAGTGGCACGATGGCGATGGCCGTGAATTTCGCCTACCGTCGCGAGCGGCGCCCCTGCGGCCTGCTGATGCTGGCGACCGCCGCGCTCGGGGCAACGTTCGTCGGTCTGCAGGCGTTCGAATGGACCACACTGATCGTGCACGAGGGTGTGCGGCCCTGGGGCAATCCAATGGGCGCCGCGCAGTTCGGCTCCACGTTCTTCATGATCACCGGCTTCCACGGCTTTCACGTGACCTGCGGCGTGATCTACCTGCTGACGATCGCCAGCAAGGTCGTGCGCGGGCACTACGAACCAGGCGGCAACTACCAGGTCGTGGAGATCGCCGGCCTCTACTGGCACTTCGTCGATCTGGTCTGGGTCTTCATCTTCGCGCTGTTCTATCTCTGGTGA
- a CDS encoding cytochrome C oxidase subunit IV family protein, with amino-acid sequence MASTPITPAPEAAHGGHGKQEHPIGLYLKVWGLLFVLSTMSYLVDYFGFTGYLRWFLILLLMILKAGLIVSVFMHMAWERMALICAILIPPLCLLVLVFLMAAEADYTFLTRGVFFH; translated from the coding sequence ATGGCATCGACACCCATCACTCCGGCCCCCGAGGCGGCCCACGGTGGTCACGGCAAACAGGAACATCCTATCGGCCTCTATCTGAAGGTCTGGGGACTGCTGTTCGTGCTCTCCACGATGTCCTATCTGGTGGACTACTTCGGGTTCACGGGATACCTGCGCTGGTTCCTGATTCTGCTGCTGATGATCCTGAAGGCCGGCCTGATCGTCAGCGTATTCATGCACATGGCCTGGGAGCGCATGGCGCTGATCTGCGCGATCCTGATCCCGCCGCTGTGCCTGCTCGTGCTGGTGTTTCTCATGGCGGCCGAAGCGGATTACACTTTCCTGACTCGCGGCGTGTTTTTTCACTGA
- a CDS encoding DUF2252 domain-containing protein, with translation MHAATESILIYNHGRDPERLTMKLAAIAADPFAFFRGTNHLYAASLEREAGLLDAPSTYVCGDLHVENFGTFKGDNGLVYFDLNDFDDAMLAPLTVDVIRMLSSVLVAGESIGLSEADARTACAQMLSVYTAMLRAGKPRWLERATASGLVAMLLRQVKRRKRGALLNARTEMRGGRRRLKFDGHALRADKMQRERASEILGIYSKQEHHGHRFVAEDSARRVAGVGSLGLERYVVLAHERDMPASQRLIDIKRAAPSAWTGMRTRGQPRWGSDAQRVATIQQIMQAASPALLSYVPLGKASYLVKSLQPSTDRVNLEHCRDKTVLQDVFATMARAAASAHLRGCGHQAADRVEQLQDFAAGGRWQSTVLRLAKHGRDVSLAQWKQFREDYAKARGKGA, from the coding sequence ATGCACGCTGCTACCGAAAGCATCCTGATCTACAACCACGGCCGCGATCCCGAGCGGCTGACGATGAAGCTGGCGGCGATCGCAGCCGACCCGTTCGCTTTCTTCCGAGGCACCAACCACCTGTACGCGGCATCGCTCGAGCGCGAGGCTGGTCTGCTCGATGCGCCTAGCACCTATGTGTGTGGCGATCTCCATGTGGAGAACTTCGGCACGTTCAAGGGCGACAACGGACTCGTGTACTTCGATCTGAACGATTTCGACGATGCCATGTTGGCGCCGCTGACGGTCGACGTCATCCGTATGTTGTCGAGCGTGCTGGTGGCCGGAGAAAGCATTGGCCTGTCGGAAGCCGATGCCCGTACGGCCTGCGCACAGATGCTGTCGGTTTACACGGCCATGCTGCGCGCGGGCAAGCCGCGCTGGCTGGAGCGTGCCACGGCGAGCGGTCTGGTGGCCATGCTGCTGCGGCAGGTCAAGCGCCGCAAGCGCGGCGCGCTGCTGAACGCGCGCACGGAGATGCGTGGCGGGCGGCGGCGTCTGAAGTTCGACGGCCATGCGCTACGCGCGGACAAGATGCAGCGTGAACGCGCTTCCGAAATTCTGGGGATCTACTCGAAGCAGGAACATCACGGTCATCGCTTCGTCGCCGAAGACTCGGCGCGACGCGTGGCTGGTGTGGGCAGCCTGGGGCTCGAACGCTACGTCGTGCTGGCGCATGAGCGTGACATGCCGGCAAGTCAGCGGCTTATCGATATCAAACGCGCGGCACCGAGCGCCTGGACCGGGATGCGCACACGCGGCCAACCGCGCTGGGGCAGCGATGCGCAACGCGTGGCGACCATCCAGCAGATCATGCAGGCCGCATCGCCCGCACTGCTCTCATACGTGCCGCTGGGCAAGGCTTCGTACCTGGTCAAGAGCTTGCAGCCGAGCACCGACCGAGTGAATCTGGAGCACTGCCGGGACAAGACTGTGTTGCAAGACGTGTTCGCCACGATGGCGCGTGCCGCAGCCTCGGCCCATCTGCGGGGCTGTGGCCATCAGGCGGCGGATCGTGTCGAGCAGTTGCAGGATTTCGCCGCAGGTGGGCGCTGGCAATCCACTGTGCTGCGGCTGGCAAAGCACGGGCGCGATGTTTCGCTCGCGCAGTGGAAGCAGTTCCGGGAGGACTATGCGAAGGCGCGGGGGAAGGGCGCCTGA